One genomic region from Phragmites australis chromosome 1, lpPhrAust1.1, whole genome shotgun sequence encodes:
- the LOC133883382 gene encoding uncharacterized protein LOC133883382, with the protein MYTGPNGITRTHIDADGDLEEGALATVLRVVTYIEDLTRAVLPQEELALCADSGRVALQATLPEFDAQGLVERPGRRNPGTIQIPGVDEEAGSRQQTSDRDTAGGRPRPAAGTLRAVGSRLATGTLLAAASRPAARTPQAAGRRPKGTRGNVPGHTLPKDPAGGQRKLEGPRPIAAPGPSTPALEPSAPAGPEPRAPTSPKPRVVAAPEQPAPSEPTPSIPRAERVAAVEVVAARAAPTRAREVIEWLEVAVATKRAELDKDHTALVEERGRLEEVGKLLEAHIASASATHERSMRVVAEQQEALEEVHDEAVTVQEKASRMERQATERDQASRRWAAELLARERLLLAREEAVGKREKSVQSA; encoded by the exons ATGTACACGGGTCCGAATGGcatcacgaggacccacatcgACGCAGACGGGGACCTGGAGGAGGGAGCACTGGCGACCGTGCTAAGGGTGGTGACCTACATCGAGGACCTcacccgggcggtcctgccccaagaggagctggcgctctgcgcggacTCGGGCCGGGTGGCACTGCAAGCGAccctgccggagtttgacgcccagggcCTGGTGGAGCGtccggggcgccggaaccccgggactatacaAATCCCTGGGGTGGACGAAGAGGCAGGCAGCAGGCAGCAAACCAGCGACAGGGACACCGCGGGCGGTAGGCCGCGACCGGCGGCAGGGACGCTGCGGGCGGTAGGCAGCAGGCTGGCCACAGGGACGCTGCTGGCAGCAGCCAGCAGGCCGGCGGCAAGGACACCGCAGGCGGCGGGGCGGCGACCCAAGGGGACAAGGGGAAACGTCCCCGGTCATAC GCTGCCCAAGGACCCAGCAGGAGGCCAAAGGAAGCTAGAGGGGCCAAGGCCAATTGCCGCTCCTGGGCCGAGCACGCCCGCTCTAGAGCCGAGCGCGCCAGCAGGCCCGGAGCCGAGGGCGCCAACCAGCCCTAAGCCGAGGGTGGTGGCCGCTCCCGAGCAGCCAGCGCCATCCGAGCCCACCCCGAGCATTCCGAGGGCGGAGCGAGTGGCCGCGGTGGAGGTGGttgcggcgagggcggcgccgaCGCG CGCCCGAGAGGTTATCGAGTGGCTTGAAGTGGCTGTGGCGACGAAGCGAGCCGAGCTCGACAAGGACCACACCGCCCTCGTTgaagagagggggaggctgGAAGAGGTCGGCAAGCTCCTGGAGGCCCATATCgcctcggccagcgcaacccACGAGAGGTCGATGCGCGTGGTGGCTGAGCAGCAGGAGGCGTTGGAGGAGGTGCACGACGAGGCTGTCACCGtgcaggagaaggccagccgcatGGAGCGGCAGGCGACTGAGCGCGACCAGGCGTCCCGTAGGTGGGCCGCAGAGCTGCTCGCTCGGGAGCGGCTGCTCCTGGCTCGGGAAGAGGCGGTCGGCAAGCGCGAAAAGTCCGTGCAGTCTGCCTAG